Within the Acidobacteriota bacterium genome, the region ACATCGGCTGGGAGTTCTGGTGCGCCGAGGGCAACGCCCTTCCCGACCGCACCGTGAAGCTCCTCGAGCAACACAAGCTTGGGCTCTTCGGCGCCATCACCTCCAAACCCAAGTGGGACGCCGACACCGAGCTGGACCCTCAGCTGAAGGGCAAGGGGCTGGTCTACTACAGCCCCATCGTCACGATGCGCCAGAAGTTCAACCTCGACCTCTGCGTCCGCCCCTGCCGCTCCTTTCCGGGAAACCCCCTCAACTTCATCCGCAAGGGGCTCGACGGAGGCTACGAGGAGCCCCAGATCGACGTCGTCATCTTCCGCCAGGGCACCGAGGGCTCCTACGCGGGCGTGGAGTGGACCAACCCGCCCCAGAACGTCCGCGACGCCTTCGCCACCCACAAGAAGTTCAAGGCCTTCGCCTCGGCCAAGGGAGAAGACCTGGCCATCTCCACCCGCATCGTCACGCGCGGCGTGACGCGGCGCCTCATCCGCGAGGCCTTCGAATACGCCAGGAAGTTCGGCTACAAGAGCGTCACCGTGGCGGAAAAGCCCAACGTCCTGCGCGAGACCTCCGGCATGATCGAGTCGGAGGCCCGGGCCATCGCCAAGGAGTACCCCGGCATCGCGCTCTGGTCCGTGAACATCGACGCCATCATGATGTGGCTCACCAAGAACCCCGAGGACTACGGCGTCTTCGTCTGCGAGAACCTCTTCGGCGACATCCTCTCGGACGGCTTCGCCGGGCTGGTGGGGGGGCTGGGCTTCGCGGCCTCGGGGAACATCGGCGCCGAGTACGCCGTCTTCGAGCCCACCCACGGGTCGGCCCCCAAGTACGAGAAGCTCAACCCCTCCATCGTGAACCCCATCGCCATGATCCTCTCCGCCGCCATGCTCTGCGACCACGTGGGCGAGCGGGACAAGGGCGAGAAGATCCGCGCCGCCGTCGCCGAGGTGGTCCGGGAGGGCAAGGTCCGCTGCTACGACATGATGCGCATCCCCGGCGGCCCCAAGGTATTCGAGAAGGGCGCCTGCACCACCCAGCAGATGACCGACGCCATCCTTTCGAAGATGTAGTGCCGAAAGGGGCGGACGGGCGGTGGACACGTGAATATGTGAGTCAGTGAGNNNNNNNNNNNNNNNNNNNNNNNNNNNNNNNNNNNNNNNNNNNNNNNNNNNNNNNNNNNNNNNNNNNNNNNNNNNNNNNNNNNNNNNNNNNNNNNNNNNNTCGAGTGGGATGTACCGCTTTGGGTGGCCGGCGCACGTTGCCACGCGGAATGCGAAGGATGGCGGAGGAAGCACCATGAAGACGTCTGAAATCGTGGACCTGCTCCAACCCTGGATCGGACGGATCGGGGACGAGGAGCTTCGCGGCAAGGTGGTGGAGACGTTCGAACGGGCGCTCGCCCGCGGCGGATTCAAGAGCCGGGCGGCGTTCCTCAAGATGCCCTTCACGCTCCTGGCCGACTGCAAGGGCGTCACCTTCCTGGAGCACACCCTGGCGGTGACGGCCGGGGCCGTGGGTCTCTATCAGGGCCAGGCGGCCCACTACCGGTCCA harbors:
- a CDS encoding isocitrate/isopropylmalate family dehydrogenase translates to MNHYAIVSMPGDGIGKVVLPEAIRVLQKAGFPADYLHGDIGWEFWCAEGNALPDRTVKLLEQHKLGLFGAITSKPKWDADTELDPQLKGKGLVYYSPIVTMRQKFNLDLCVRPCRSFPGNPLNFIRKGLDGGYEEPQIDVVIFRQGTEGSYAGVEWTNPPQNVRDAFATHKKFKAFASAKGEDLAISTRIVTRGVTRRLIREAFEYARKFGYKSVTVAEKPNVLRETSGMIESEARAIAKEYPGIALWSVNIDAIMMWLTKNPEDYGVFVCENLFGDILSDGFAGLVGGLGFAASGNIGAEYAVFEPTHGSAPKYEKLNPSIVNPIAMILSAAMLCDHVGERDKGEKIRAAVAEVVREGKVRCYDMMRIPGGPKVFEKGACTTQQMTDAILSKM